From the genome of Gammaproteobacteria bacterium, one region includes:
- a CDS encoding 2-hydroxyacid dehydrogenase, translated as MRGVILDRASLDNGDLDFTSLETSLDDWSFFDLTNSDEVIDHLRGATVAVVNKAVINDRIMSEVPELDLICVAATGTNNIDLDAARRRGIAVTNVTGYATPSVVQHVFALILALRTRLPEYQRAVKAGRWQQSPFFCLLDYSITELDGQCMGIVGYGELGQGVARVAAAFGMEVIIAARPGDPDPPPGRLPLMDLLSRADVVSLHCPLADNTRNLVGPEQLATMKKSALLINTARGGIVDETALLRALEDEQIGGAGIDVLAVEPPVDVSCLLKADRPNLVVTPHIAWASVQSRQRLINEVARNIAAYQAGELRNRVV; from the coding sequence ATGCGCGGTGTGATCCTGGATCGTGCTTCACTTGACAACGGTGATCTCGATTTCACCAGCCTGGAGACCAGTCTTGATGACTGGTCTTTTTTTGACCTGACGAATTCGGACGAGGTCATTGACCATCTGCGAGGCGCCACCGTGGCCGTGGTGAACAAGGCGGTTATCAATGATCGGATCATGTCCGAGGTGCCGGAGCTGGATCTGATCTGCGTGGCAGCTACCGGCACAAACAACATCGACCTTGATGCGGCACGTCGTCGGGGTATTGCGGTCACCAATGTGACCGGCTATGCCACGCCATCAGTTGTCCAACATGTTTTTGCCCTGATCCTGGCATTGCGCACGCGATTGCCGGAATACCAGCGCGCCGTGAAGGCTGGTCGCTGGCAGCAATCACCATTTTTCTGTTTGCTGGACTATTCCATCACCGAGCTGGACGGACAGTGCATGGGCATTGTCGGATATGGTGAGCTGGGCCAGGGCGTAGCGCGGGTCGCAGCAGCGTTTGGGATGGAAGTGATAATTGCCGCACGTCCGGGAGATCCCGATCCGCCGCCGGGGCGACTGCCTTTGATGGATTTATTGAGCAGGGCTGATGTTGTCAGCCTGCATTGTCCGTTGGCAGACAATACCCGAAACCTGGTCGGGCCGGAGCAACTGGCTACGATGAAGAAGAGTGCATTGTTGATCAACACGGCTCGTGGCGGAATCGTTGATGAAACCGCTTTGTTGCGGGCGCTGGAAGATGAGCAAATTGGCGGTGCCGGTATTGATGTGCTGGCCGTGGAGCCACCGGTTGATGTTAGTTGCCTGCTCAAGGCTGATCGGCCCAACCTGGTTGTAACGCCACATATTGCCTGGGCTAGCGTTCAGTCGCGGCAGCGGTTGATAAATGAGGTGGCCCGGAACATTGCTGCCTACCAGGCTGGCGAGTTGCGAAACCGGGTAGTGTGA
- a CDS encoding TerB family tellurite resistance protein, protein MLKTIQEFFHAQLEEARSKTSHDENQLHLAAAALLIEMTRADHQRDDVEMQAVLRALKRSYSYDDEQLATLLDLAEAEAADMTSYHEFSSLIKNGFSYEDRVRVIAMLWEVAFADGRIDHHEEHLVRKIAGLLYVRREDIVAAKSLAIQHHEHHIGDKT, encoded by the coding sequence ATGCTCAAAACTATTCAGGAATTTTTCCACGCACAGCTCGAAGAGGCTCGCTCCAAGACCTCTCACGATGAGAATCAATTGCATCTCGCGGCAGCAGCACTGCTGATTGAAATGACGCGGGCTGACCATCAGCGTGACGACGTGGAAATGCAGGCAGTTCTCCGGGCGCTAAAACGAAGCTACAGCTACGACGACGAGCAACTGGCTACGTTACTGGATCTTGCCGAAGCGGAAGCCGCGGATATGACTTCGTACCATGAATTCTCGTCATTAATCAAAAACGGTTTCAGCTACGAGGATCGTGTGCGCGTGATCGCGATGCTCTGGGAAGTGGCATTTGCCGATGGCCGTATCGACCATCACGAGGAACACCTTGTCAGGAAAATCGCGGGACTTTTGTATGTCAGGCGCGAAGACATCGTTGCTGCCAAGTCCCTGGCGATTCAGCACCATGAACACCATATTGGCGATAAAACCTAG
- a CDS encoding OmpH family outer membrane protein codes for MRLFAVLVSLAVMVAVAQPAAADLKIAYLDGQAVLNNSQAGKKEREKIEKFFKQKKTELEKTEKQLDAQRKQFDKDKLTMSKAQSDKWKQEFTAKVQAYQQETAKAQREVQDKEREFTRRAGMEIQKIVVALAAEKKISMVLEKSASGLLFAEDSMDITADVIKQFDAKFK; via the coding sequence ATGAGATTGTTTGCAGTACTTGTATCACTGGCCGTCATGGTTGCCGTTGCACAACCGGCTGCCGCTGACCTGAAAATTGCCTACCTGGACGGGCAGGCTGTGCTGAACAACAGCCAGGCAGGAAAGAAAGAGCGCGAAAAGATTGAAAAGTTTTTCAAGCAGAAAAAAACCGAACTTGAAAAGACAGAAAAGCAGTTGGACGCACAGCGCAAGCAGTTTGACAAAGACAAGCTCACCATGAGCAAGGCGCAAAGTGACAAATGGAAACAGGAATTTACCGCCAAGGTCCAGGCTTACCAGCAGGAAACCGCCAAGGCTCAGCGAGAAGTCCAGGACAAGGAGCGGGAATTTACACGACGGGCAGGGATGGAGATTCAGAAAATCGTTGTCGCATTGGCTGCCGAGAAAAAGATCAGCATGGTGCTGGAAAAATCCGCCTCCGGACTGTTATTTGCCGAAGATTCCATGGATATTACAGCTGATGTCATCAAGCAATTTGACGCCAAGTTTAAATAG